Sequence from the Tripterygium wilfordii isolate XIE 37 chromosome 10, ASM1340144v1, whole genome shotgun sequence genome:
TATTAAAACAATTCGTTGGAGCTTTTGAAAATCCAATGGTTTGAGAATCGGTATAGAAGGATAGTCCGGTATTTTACATGCCGGATGTTCCCCAATCATTTACGTGTGCCGCAAAGTATAATTAACCTAGACTATTTTATTGACTGAAAAGTTGACGAGATCAATGGTTCAATATAAGTAATACCGTAAGAGCACTTGCAACGGTGTTATTTTGTCCGGGCCAATAAATATGTatgaggttttgtgttttgcttatgtgattgtattgagttttgtattttgctgatgtggctatattgagagatgtgttttatattgaaagattgtgttttggtgtagttcaattggggacaacatggagggcatgagaatttgttggccatcatgttgggtggaaaggaaaatgtataaaaatttgtgttttgttaatgtggttatattgagagatgtgttttgttgatgtggttgtattgagagacgtgtttaccttaattttttatgtaatagaagtgggacccaatataaatttttgttggGCTAGCAAATTAACATTACTGCAGTTGCTCTAATAGTTTATCAGCGATCGCTTGCCACGGAGCAAGTCCTCCTCACTCCTGCCCATCTACGAAACCCTAGCTCCTCAACCGTCGTACGTCAAAACCCATACTAACTGTTACACTGCATCAATGGCGGGAGGCAAGATCAAGAAGGAGAAAACGAAGGGCGCAAGAGCACCGTCGGCTCACTACCAAGGAGGGATTTCGTTTCACAAATCGAAGGGGCAGCATATCCTGAAGAATCCCTTGTTGGTGGACTCAATTGTGCAAAAATCCGGGATCATGAGTACCGATGTGATCCTGGAAGTGGGTCCTGGAACGGGAAATCTGACCAAGAAGCTCCTAGAAGCTGGAAAGCAGGTCATCGCTATTGAGCTCGACCCTCGCATGGTTCTCGAGTTGCAGCGCCGGTTTCAGGGCACCCCACAGTCCAATCGTTTGAAGGTGTtgtattattactattattcattattattattttatgtaggtaattaattaaaaaaaatgcagtTTTTGCGGTTGGAATCTGTGATTGATGTTCTTCGGATTGACTTAATATTATGGTAGACTCTCAAAGATTCATGAAGTTCTGAGTGAGAAATCGTGAAGTTGGAATGTTGTTTTATGCAAACCCCATCGCCTCTGGTGTGTTAATCGTGAAAGTTGTGTGTATTTTGATCATCCATCTTAGGCACGTTTATATCATGGTTTATTGAAGATTCTACAATGGGTTTTGAATCATTGTTTATGGTGATCTTGGTTTATTTTCAAAGGGAACTTCTACTGGATTTATGCTTGGGTTCTCTTTGGTCTCATGTGGTCTGTCATCTGGAACCATCGATGCTTCATCCGGTCATTGTATAGAATCGTGCAAGCAGTTAGTTTTGAAATAGTTTTTTGATCACTTGTCAAAGATCCTTATAAGAATGTCTCTACTGTCTATTACATTTACATgttcgtttttctttttctaaaatgAAAATCTGTGAACATGATTTCCCTTTGACTGCAAATTTTGATTACACTCCAAGTCATTGGCTATTCTTTTAGGCAATTACAAGATGGTCTATTACTTTAATTTGGCACTGTGTTGGCTTCCATAATGTGCTTCTGGTCCAAGGGTTATATCTGGAGCAATGTTCCCAACTTCTGGTTCTAAATGCCAAACAGTTATGGAGTTCGTCTAAAATTAATTACACGTCTGTAATCATTCTTGCAGGTCATTCAAGGTGATGTGCTTAAGACAGATCTTCCCTACTTTGATATATGTGTGGCCAACATTCCTTATCAAATTTCTTCTCCACTTACATTCAAGTTGCTTGCCCATCAACCGGCCTTCAGGTGTGCCATCATTATGTTCCAGAGGGAATTTGCAATGAGACTGGTAGCTCAGCCCGGTGACAATCTATATTGCCGTCTTTCTGTTAACACACAACTCTATGCACGAGTGTCCCACCTCCTCAAAGTCGGAAAGAATAATTTCAGGCCTCCACCTAAGGTTGATTCCTCTGTAGTTCGGATAGAACCAA
This genomic interval carries:
- the LOC120006890 gene encoding ribosomal RNA small subunit methyltransferase-like, whose product is MAGGKIKKEKTKGARAPSAHYQGGISFHKSKGQHILKNPLLVDSIVQKSGIMSTDVILEVGPGTGNLTKKLLEAGKQVIAIELDPRMVLELQRRFQGTPQSNRLKVIQGDVLKTDLPYFDICVANIPYQISSPLTFKLLAHQPAFRCAIIMFQREFAMRLVAQPGDNLYCRLSVNTQLYARVSHLLKVGKNNFRPPPKVDSSVVRIEPRKPKPQVNAKEWDGFIRLCFIRKNKTLGSIFRLKNVLSLMEKNYKTLQALQPTHSGSMGNADCEMDISRLGDTKEDQGMDMDYGTDDEMEMDDGNAECEGSEFKDKVLSVLKEGNFEEKRSSKLTQQEFLYLLSLFNKAGIHFS